From a region of the uncultured Draconibacterium sp. genome:
- a CDS encoding DUF3781 domain-containing protein — MRSVKEEIAEKICYTELVYGRINKKLNIELPNNKIEEMVRSIINETEESAFQQKGKNIYVANKTRKIRLTINSNTFRIITADKLK, encoded by the coding sequence ATGAGGAGTGTAAAAGAAGAAATAGCAGAGAAAATTTGTTACACAGAGCTTGTTTACGGCAGGATAAATAAGAAACTGAATATTGAGCTTCCAAACAATAAAATCGAAGAAATGGTTCGCTCCATTATTAATGAAACCGAAGAATCCGCCTTTCAACAAAAAGGTAAAAATATTTACGTTGCCAATAAAACACGCAAGATTAGGCTTACAATTAATAGCAACACTTTTAGAATAATTACCGCGGATAAACTGAAATAA
- a CDS encoding RNA polymerase sigma factor, with product MTAIKNGNQSAFSELYERFNQRLYYYFFRMLGNDKEVANDFLQDIFLKIINKPELFKPGNKFTSWIFTVAHNMCKNEYRHREVRKIISNDENPDQFLTDENSYEETLKKEQLITQLFTEIEYLEEDQKAILLLKYKENFSLKEISKILELPLGTIKSRLYYARVELTKKLANKSLL from the coding sequence ATGACCGCCATAAAAAATGGCAACCAATCGGCTTTCTCCGAATTGTACGAACGATTTAATCAGCGTTTGTACTACTATTTTTTTCGTATGCTGGGCAACGACAAAGAAGTGGCCAACGATTTTTTACAAGACATTTTTCTGAAGATTATCAACAAACCGGAACTTTTTAAACCCGGGAACAAATTTACAAGCTGGATTTTTACGGTGGCGCACAACATGTGTAAAAACGAATACCGCCACCGCGAAGTGCGCAAAATAATTAGTAATGATGAGAATCCTGATCAATTTCTGACGGATGAAAATTCGTATGAAGAGACGCTGAAAAAAGAGCAGCTTATCACCCAATTATTTACTGAAATTGAATACCTGGAAGAAGATCAGAAAGCAATATTACTGCTAAAATACAAGGAGAATTTTAGTTTGAAAGAGATCTCTAAAATATTGGAACTGCCGCTTGGAACCATTAAATCGAGGTTGTATTATGCACGTGTTGAGTTAACAAAAAAGCTGGCAAACAAATCGTTACTTTAA
- a CDS encoding flavodoxin family protein, translating into MKVVAINGSPRRNGNTSLLIEETFKIFRAEGIETEVIQLGNKPVHGCTACGKCREIQDRKCHIKNDLLNLCIEKMIEADGIILGTPVYFADVSTEIKALMDVAGYVTRGNGHLLKRKVGAGVISVRRGGALPTFDTMNRFFLINQMIVPGSSYWNFAFGKNKGDVLQDEEGINTIRTLAENMSWLMKKVVED; encoded by the coding sequence ATGAAAGTAGTAGCCATTAACGGAAGCCCACGACGCAACGGAAATACATCGCTATTAATAGAAGAAACATTTAAAATCTTTCGGGCGGAAGGAATAGAAACCGAAGTTATTCAGCTGGGAAATAAACCGGTTCACGGTTGTACGGCTTGCGGAAAATGTCGCGAAATTCAAGATCGCAAATGCCACATAAAAAATGATCTGCTAAATCTTTGCATCGAAAAAATGATTGAAGCCGATGGAATCATTCTGGGTACGCCGGTATACTTTGCCGATGTAAGCACCGAAATAAAAGCACTAATGGATGTAGCTGGTTATGTTACTCGCGGAAATGGTCATTTGCTCAAACGAAAAGTCGGCGCGGGTGTTATCTCTGTACGCCGTGGTGGTGCGTTGCCTACTTTCGATACCATGAATCGTTTTTTCCTGATCAACCAGATGATCGTTCCTGGTTCGAGTTACTGGAACTTTGCTTTTGGCAAAAACAAGGGTGACGTGCTACAGGATGAAGAAGGTATAAATACCATCCGTACGCTGGCGGAGAATATGAGTTGGTTGATGAAGAAGGTCGTGGAAGATTGA
- a CDS encoding ABC transporter ATP-binding protein, whose protein sequence is MNYNLNRTPDKKEKKLPFLKSLKKLVAIISGERRNLIIAFAAIALNAALSLAGAYIIGYTVDNYVQTKDYHGILLFAGILLTMYVVAFFVNYAQMIMMGGIGQRMLYSLRNSVFHKLQELPLDFFNQNKSGDLISRINNDTQKVNEFFSQSLMRFIGGIITMTGAGILLLVINLPLGLAALSPALFLLVFTKIISPWIRRKNEASLKSLGDLSAEIQESLANFKVVVAFNRRDYFRKRFTAANEENYKHSVYAGIANNILNPVYTFAANIGQLIVLALGIYLIIQGNFSVGLLISFIAYVMNFYNPLRQLAILWANFQQALAAWDRISYLLSLENNLEVVKETETQQSKTLVHFNDVSFCYPNGKEVLHKVNFDLERGKTYAFIGPTGGGKTTTASLIARLYDATKGTILLDGKDIKSYDAAERTAKIGVILQDPILFSGTVRENILYGNEAMTALSNDELRNSLEEAGLGSLLQRFDSGLETPIQMTGDGISLGQKQLIAFMRAILRKPELLILDEATANIDTVTEQQLETIINNLPASTSKVIIAHRLNTIESADEIFFVNSGEITAAGSLDKALDLLMRGAMES, encoded by the coding sequence ATGAATTATAATCTGAACCGCACACCCGATAAAAAAGAGAAGAAACTTCCGTTTCTGAAATCGCTAAAGAAACTGGTGGCTATTATCAGTGGCGAACGACGCAACCTGATTATAGCCTTTGCAGCAATTGCATTAAATGCTGCATTAAGTCTGGCTGGCGCATACATAATCGGGTATACGGTAGACAATTATGTGCAAACCAAAGATTACCACGGAATTTTGCTTTTTGCCGGAATTTTGCTGACGATGTATGTGGTGGCATTTTTTGTGAATTATGCTCAAATGATTATGATGGGCGGCATTGGGCAACGCATGTTGTACAGTCTCCGCAATTCGGTATTTCATAAATTGCAGGAACTGCCACTCGACTTTTTTAACCAAAATAAATCGGGCGACCTGATATCGCGCATCAACAACGACACACAAAAGGTAAACGAATTCTTTTCGCAGTCGCTGATGCGTTTTATTGGTGGAATTATTACCATGACCGGTGCAGGAATTCTGCTTCTGGTAATCAACCTGCCATTGGGTTTGGCAGCACTCTCTCCTGCCCTGTTTCTTTTGGTTTTCACTAAAATTATTTCGCCGTGGATACGCCGAAAGAACGAAGCCAGTTTAAAAAGTCTGGGCGACCTTTCTGCCGAAATTCAGGAAAGCCTGGCTAATTTTAAGGTGGTGGTTGCTTTTAACCGCCGCGACTATTTCAGAAAACGTTTTACCGCCGCGAACGAGGAAAATTATAAGCACTCGGTTTATGCCGGAATTGCCAACAATATTCTCAATCCGGTTTATACTTTTGCGGCCAATATTGGGCAACTGATTGTTTTGGCGCTGGGTATTTACCTCATTATTCAGGGAAATTTTAGCGTTGGTTTGCTGATTAGTTTTATTGCCTACGTGATGAACTTTTATAACCCCTTACGACAACTGGCCATACTTTGGGCAAACTTTCAACAAGCTTTGGCAGCGTGGGATCGCATCTCGTATTTACTTTCGCTTGAGAACAATCTGGAAGTTGTAAAAGAAACGGAAACACAACAAAGCAAAACACTGGTACATTTTAACGATGTTTCGTTCTGCTATCCAAACGGCAAAGAAGTGCTGCACAAAGTTAACTTCGATTTGGAGCGAGGAAAAACTTATGCTTTTATCGGGCCTACAGGTGGCGGAAAAACAACTACTGCATCCTTGATTGCCCGCTTATACGATGCTACAAAGGGAACGATCCTTCTGGATGGAAAAGACATAAAATCGTACGATGCAGCTGAAAGAACAGCAAAAATCGGGGTGATTCTTCAAGACCCAATTTTATTCTCGGGCACGGTAAGAGAAAATATTTTATATGGTAACGAAGCAATGACAGCTTTAAGCAATGATGAGCTGCGCAATTCGCTTGAAGAAGCTGGACTGGGAAGCTTGCTGCAACGTTTTGATAGTGGTTTGGAAACGCCTATACAAATGACAGGCGACGGAATTAGCCTGGGGCAAAAACAGCTGATCGCTTTTATGCGTGCCATTTTACGAAAACCGGAATTGCTCATTCTCGACGAGGCGACGGCAAATATTGATACCGTTACCGAACAACAATTGGAAACAATCATCAATAACCTGCCGGCATCAACATCAAAAGTCATCATTGCACACCGGCTAAACACCATTGAAAGTGCCGATGAAATTTTCTTTGTAAACTCGGGCGAAATAACAGCTGCCGGGTCGTTAGACAAAGCCCTTGATTTACTAATGCGGGGAGCAATGGAAAGTTAA
- a CDS encoding glycosyltransferase family 2 protein, giving the protein MDISVVIPLFNEEESLPELTAWIKKVMDGNNFSYEVMLIDDGSIDNSWEVIEQLQKENSCIKGIKFRRNYGKSAALYCGFEAVQGDVVITMDADLQDSPEEIPELYRMIKEDGFDLVSGWKKKRFDPVLTKNLPSKFYNWTVRRMSGIKLHDMNCGLKAYRKNVIKSIEVYGEMHRYIPVLAKWAGYKNIGEKVVVHAERKYGVTKFGLERFIRGPLDLLSVMFISRFVKRPMHFFGILGALIFIIGFASATYLGIQKIIQLNHGITGHLITDSPYFYIALTSMIIGAQFFLAGFLGELVSRSSSDRNKYQIDVKTFE; this is encoded by the coding sequence ATGGATATTTCCGTAGTTATTCCCCTGTTTAACGAAGAAGAGTCGCTGCCCGAATTGACGGCGTGGATAAAGAAGGTGATGGACGGGAATAACTTCTCCTACGAAGTTATGTTGATCGATGACGGCAGCATCGACAACTCGTGGGAAGTAATCGAACAACTTCAGAAAGAAAATTCCTGTATAAAAGGTATTAAGTTCAGGCGTAATTATGGAAAGTCAGCCGCATTATATTGCGGTTTCGAGGCTGTTCAGGGCGATGTGGTTATCACCATGGATGCCGATTTGCAGGACAGCCCCGAAGAAATACCGGAATTGTACCGAATGATTAAAGAAGATGGTTTCGATTTGGTTTCGGGCTGGAAGAAAAAACGTTTCGACCCGGTTCTTACGAAAAACCTGCCCAGTAAATTTTATAACTGGACCGTTCGGCGAATGAGCGGAATTAAGCTGCACGACATGAACTGCGGCCTGAAAGCTTATCGTAAAAACGTTATAAAAAGCATTGAAGTATACGGCGAAATGCACCGCTATATTCCGGTTCTGGCAAAATGGGCCGGCTACAAAAATATTGGCGAAAAAGTGGTTGTTCATGCTGAGCGAAAATACGGAGTAACCAAGTTCGGGCTGGAACGTTTTATTCGTGGCCCGCTTGATTTACTTTCCGTAATGTTTATCTCGCGCTTTGTAAAACGCCCCATGCACTTTTTTGGTATTTTGGGTGCCCTGATTTTTATTATTGGTTTTGCCTCTGCCACATATCTTGGAATTCAAAAGATCATTCAGCTAAACCACGGAATTACCGGACATTTAATTACCGACAGCCCCTATTTTTATATTGCTTTAACATCGATGATAATCGGAGCTCAGTTTTTCCTTGCTGGATTCCTTGGCGAATTGGTATCGAGAAGTTCGAGCGATCGTAACAAATATCAAATTGATGTAAAGACATTTGAGTAA
- a CDS encoding DUF4159 domain-containing protein, with the protein MRISFLFLFLLFTLGSVAQGSSVKIALLKYNGGGDWYSDPTALPNLIEFCNENLHTNINPEPSTIEIGSPELFNFPFVHLTGHGNIILSESDAMNLRVYLEGGGFLHIDDNYGLDEYIRREMKKVFPDQEFVELPPSHEIFHQKYDFNDGIPKIHEHDNKPPQAFGLFVDDRLVCFYTYETDLGDGWEDIDVHNDPEDLRQKALKMGANIIAYVFGQ; encoded by the coding sequence ATGCGAATTTCATTTCTGTTCCTGTTTCTGCTTTTTACACTTGGATCTGTCGCACAAGGCAGCAGTGTAAAAATTGCTTTGCTGAAATACAATGGAGGCGGCGACTGGTATTCCGATCCTACTGCCCTACCCAACCTCATTGAGTTTTGTAACGAAAATCTGCACACCAACATAAATCCCGAACCATCGACCATTGAAATTGGCAGCCCCGAACTGTTTAATTTCCCTTTTGTGCACTTAACCGGGCACGGCAACATTATTTTATCGGAAAGCGACGCGATGAATTTGCGTGTTTATCTTGAGGGTGGAGGTTTTTTACACATCGACGATAATTACGGACTGGATGAATATATCCGACGCGAAATGAAAAAGGTTTTCCCCGACCAGGAGTTTGTTGAATTACCACCATCGCATGAAATTTTTCATCAGAAGTACGATTTTAACGACGGTATTCCGAAGATACACGAGCATGACAATAAACCGCCACAGGCTTTTGGATTATTTGTAGACGACCGGCTGGTTTGTTTTTACACTTACGAAACCGATTTGGGCGATGGCTGGGAAGATATCGACGTGCACAACGATCCGGAAGACCTGCGCCAAAAAGCACTAAAAATGGGTGCCAATATTATCGCCTACGTCTTCGGACAATAA
- a CDS encoding ABC transporter ATP-binding protein produces MIKTNDLSKVFRTDEIETSALNKVNVHVKSGEFVAIMGPSGCGKSTLLNIIGLLDNPTSGKYFFDNEEVGQLKERNRTMLRKGNIGFVFQSFNLIDELTVFENVELPLIYLKMKASERKQRVEEVLERMKIGHRKKHFPQQLSGGQQQRVAIARAVVANPKLILADEPTGNLDSKNGLEVMQLLTELNQEGTTIVMVTHSLRDSEYAHRVINLFDGMVITQEVKKELSELML; encoded by the coding sequence ATGATTAAGACAAACGACCTTTCTAAAGTTTTTCGAACTGATGAAATTGAAACCAGTGCGTTAAACAAAGTCAATGTGCATGTTAAAAGCGGCGAATTTGTTGCCATAATGGGCCCTTCCGGCTGCGGAAAATCAACACTGCTAAATATTATCGGGCTTCTTGATAATCCAACATCAGGCAAGTATTTTTTCGATAATGAGGAAGTTGGACAACTGAAGGAACGCAACCGAACCATGCTTCGAAAAGGAAACATCGGTTTTGTATTTCAGAGTTTTAACCTGATTGATGAATTAACCGTATTTGAAAACGTTGAGCTTCCGCTTATTTATTTAAAAATGAAAGCTAGCGAGCGTAAGCAGCGCGTTGAGGAAGTATTGGAACGCATGAAGATCGGTCACCGAAAAAAACATTTTCCGCAACAACTTTCCGGCGGTCAGCAACAACGTGTAGCCATTGCCCGTGCAGTGGTAGCTAATCCAAAACTTATTTTGGCCGATGAGCCCACAGGAAACCTCGATTCAAAAAATGGTTTGGAAGTGATGCAATTGCTCACTGAACTTAACCAGGAAGGAACCACCATCGTAATGGTTACACACTCGCTTCGCGATTCGGAATATGCCCACCGCGTTATCAACCTTTTCGACGGAATGGTAATTACCCAGGAGGTAAAAAAAGAGTTAAGCGAATTAATGCTTTAA
- a CDS encoding ABC transporter ATP-binding protein, with amino-acid sequence MRKTQSKKRTEGKQRAGLFRVLGPYKALVTALIIMALAGSGINLLIPRIIARGIDSFTANQFDAKTVITQFVLAALGIFIFTLLQGIVQTLASEKVAKDLRNKLSDKISKQSYSFILKANPSKLLTNLTSDMDSVKMFVSQAFVSIISSLFIIFGVAVLLISINWKLALAVLTIVPILSVAFYIVFKKVKVLFKKSREVIDALNRVINESILGSALIRVLNSQQPEILKFAEKNVESRDLGLSIVRLFSVLIPIVTFVANFAIVIILALGGHYVVMDTLSLGNFAAFNSYVMMLIFPIMMIGFMSNIIASATASYGRIRQVLDAPPPADNGAVETDISGDIKLQNITLSFDKKPVLKNISFDIKAGSKTAIIGPTAAGKSQLLYLLTNLIPPDSGSITIDNIPVKDYSTEVLNRQLGFVFQDNVIFNMSLRENIAFNDQVSDEDLNKAIATAELADFIKSLPDGLNTIVSERGTSLSGGQKQRIMLARALALNPKILLLDDFTSRVDRKTEDKILANIHKNYPELTLLSITQKIAPVTGFDQIILLMEGEVVATGKHESLKEHSPEYIQIYNSQKSTSHYEL; translated from the coding sequence ATGCGCAAAACCCAAAGTAAAAAAAGAACAGAAGGAAAACAGCGGGCAGGCCTGTTTAGGGTACTGGGACCATACAAAGCACTCGTAACCGCACTAATAATAATGGCACTGGCCGGCAGCGGGATCAATCTGCTAATTCCACGAATTATTGCACGCGGAATCGACTCATTTACTGCTAACCAATTTGACGCCAAAACGGTTATCACCCAATTTGTACTGGCAGCTCTCGGCATATTCATTTTCACCTTGCTACAGGGGATTGTACAAACATTAGCTTCCGAAAAAGTTGCCAAAGACCTGCGCAATAAATTGTCGGATAAGATTTCGAAACAAAGCTATTCGTTCATTTTAAAAGCCAATCCATCGAAACTTTTAACCAACCTGACTTCCGATATGGATTCGGTAAAAATGTTTGTATCGCAGGCATTCGTTTCCATCATCTCATCGTTGTTTATCATTTTCGGTGTAGCAGTTTTGCTGATTTCTATTAACTGGAAGCTAGCGCTGGCAGTACTCACCATCGTCCCTATTTTGTCGGTGGCCTTTTATATCGTATTCAAAAAAGTAAAAGTGCTTTTTAAGAAAAGCCGCGAGGTGATCGACGCCCTCAACCGTGTTATAAACGAAAGTATTCTGGGCTCGGCACTAATAAGGGTTTTAAACTCGCAGCAACCCGAAATTCTCAAGTTTGCAGAAAAGAATGTTGAATCGCGCGATTTGGGACTTTCCATTGTTCGCCTGTTCTCGGTGCTCATTCCTATCGTAACATTTGTGGCCAACTTTGCCATTGTTATCATTCTTGCACTTGGCGGACATTATGTGGTTATGGACACCCTTTCGCTGGGTAATTTTGCCGCATTTAACAGCTACGTAATGATGTTGATCTTTCCGATTATGATGATTGGATTTATGAGCAATATTATTGCCTCGGCAACGGCTTCGTACGGCCGGATAAGGCAGGTTTTGGATGCTCCGCCGCCGGCTGATAACGGTGCTGTGGAAACAGATATATCGGGAGATATTAAACTTCAAAACATTACACTGAGCTTTGACAAAAAACCGGTGCTGAAAAATATTTCGTTCGATATAAAAGCCGGAAGTAAAACGGCGATTATCGGACCAACGGCTGCCGGAAAAAGTCAGTTGCTTTATTTGCTGACCAATCTTATACCGCCGGATTCCGGTTCCATCACTATCGACAATATTCCGGTTAAAGATTACTCTACTGAGGTTTTAAACCGACAACTTGGTTTTGTTTTTCAGGATAATGTGATTTTTAATATGAGCCTGCGTGAAAACATTGCGTTTAACGACCAGGTTTCGGATGAAGATTTAAACAAAGCCATTGCCACGGCGGAACTGGCTGATTTTATAAAAAGCTTACCCGACGGTTTAAACACTATCGTTTCAGAGCGGGGAACCAGTCTTTCCGGCGGACAGAAACAACGTATTATGCTGGCGCGTGCACTGGCTTTAAATCCAAAAATACTTTTGCTCGATGATTTTACTTCGCGGGTTGACCGAAAAACCGAAGATAAAATTCTGGCTAATATCCATAAGAATTACCCGGAGCTTACGCTGCTTTCCATCACACAGAAAATAGCCCCTGTAACCGGATTCGACCAAATCATTCTTCTTATGGAAGGCGAAGTGGTAGCAACAGGTAAACACGAAAGTTTGAAAGAACATTCGCCCGAATATATTCAGATTTATAACTCACAAAAAAGTACCAGCCACTATGAATTATAA
- the mazG gene encoding nucleoside triphosphate pyrophosphohydrolase: MQKKIEEFKRLLDIMDELREKCPWDKKQTLESLRKLTIEETYELGDAILKSDLQEIKKELGDILLHIVFYAKIGDEKGAFDIGDVLEGINEKLIYRHPHIFGDVDVEGSADKVAENWEALKLKEKGGNKRVLEGVPAAMPALVKANRIQEKVRGVGFDWEYKEQVWDKVKEEVDELSVEINNADKDKMEAEFGDLLFAVVNAARLYDIDPEAALERTNIKFIKRFNYLESKTLLQGKSLHDMSLAEMDEIWEEAKKGE, encoded by the coding sequence ATGCAAAAAAAGATAGAAGAATTTAAGCGCTTGCTGGATATTATGGACGAATTGCGCGAAAAATGTCCGTGGGATAAAAAACAAACACTGGAGTCGTTGCGCAAATTAACCATTGAGGAAACTTACGAATTGGGCGATGCGATATTAAAAAGCGATTTGCAGGAAATAAAGAAGGAGCTGGGCGACATATTATTGCACATTGTTTTTTACGCCAAAATAGGTGATGAAAAAGGAGCTTTCGATATTGGCGATGTGCTGGAAGGAATTAACGAGAAATTGATTTATCGTCATCCACATATATTTGGTGATGTGGATGTTGAAGGTTCGGCCGATAAAGTGGCTGAAAACTGGGAAGCCTTAAAATTGAAAGAAAAAGGTGGCAATAAACGTGTTCTGGAAGGTGTTCCGGCTGCCATGCCGGCATTGGTTAAAGCCAACCGTATCCAGGAAAAAGTGCGGGGCGTGGGTTTCGATTGGGAATACAAAGAGCAGGTTTGGGATAAAGTAAAAGAAGAGGTTGACGAGTTAAGCGTTGAGATCAACAATGCCGACAAAGATAAAATGGAGGCCGAGTTTGGTGATTTGCTTTTTGCTGTGGTAAATGCTGCGCGTTTGTACGACATCGATCCGGAGGCCGCATTGGAGCGCACCAACATAAAATTTATAAAACGCTTTAATTACCTTGAAAGCAAAACGCTGTTACAAGGAAAAAGCCTGCACGATATGAGTCTTGCCGAAATGGACGAGATTTGGGAGGAAGCGAAAAAGGGAGAATAG
- a CDS encoding ABC transporter permease: MSEFKRNLRLGWRNILKNKFFSFLNIGGVAIGIAVTTLILFWVVDELSFDKFNANLGQMYQVYEHQVYSDGQDLHTGCTPFPLANELKQTYPEIENATTYTNLGGLPVKYETTEYKDISLTIADKEFMNIFSFEVIEGDLNAIEAPDKILITPKIAQLFFPNESAIGKMLTIYGTYTLTVGAIIDYPKDHSSTQFDILASIKLAEQLGADLTRWGNNWPFTCLLLTKDTDANQLESKLTGFLQEKGQENTSIYLFPYAKRHLYTFSGENNRIQYIYQFLAIALIIVLIASINFVNSSTASSETRRPEVGIRKVLGATKANLTSQFFYEKGLMIVISIVLGGAMVLAFTPLFGQLSDKHISLSLLGNRYLILMLVGMILTTLVLSVAYPSLYISSFAPARVLKKAARKSANRISFRSLLVVIQFTLSIILIICTIAVNSQLKFINNYDLGYNQNNLVYINLDDATKTKHEALSASLKNISGVESLTKADKLPFWGGNSSWGYDWQGKDPENKVLICAMRVDREYFKTLGISLAEGQSFSPSTELTENSESEFSNEVILNQEAIRRMKMTDPIQKYFGRNGDDRARIVGVAKDFHFESLRTGIEPMVMIPLNQNPDVLIMRIRPENFSQSLAAIKENWKTIIPDSNIELGFFDQRLQEMYNAELRISGLFQYFSFVAIFIACIGLFGLSVFAIERKRKEIGIRKVNGSKVSQILAMLNKDFVKWVLISFVIASPLAWYVMSSWLQNFAYQTELHWWIFALAGILSIAIALLTVSVQSYKAATRNPVEALRYE; this comes from the coding sequence ATGTCAGAATTTAAACGTAACCTCAGACTGGGATGGAGAAATATCCTGAAAAACAAATTCTTCTCATTCTTAAATATTGGTGGTGTGGCCATCGGAATTGCCGTAACAACACTCATCCTTTTTTGGGTGGTTGACGAACTCAGTTTCGATAAATTTAACGCCAACCTCGGGCAAATGTACCAGGTTTACGAACACCAGGTTTATTCCGATGGGCAGGATCTGCACACCGGATGTACTCCTTTCCCTTTGGCCAACGAATTAAAACAAACCTATCCTGAAATTGAGAATGCCACCACTTATACCAATCTCGGCGGTTTACCCGTAAAATACGAAACCACCGAATACAAAGACATAAGCCTTACCATCGCCGATAAGGAGTTTATGAATATTTTTTCGTTCGAAGTTATTGAAGGAGATTTAAATGCCATTGAAGCTCCCGACAAAATTTTGATCACACCAAAAATTGCCCAATTATTTTTTCCCAATGAATCGGCAATTGGCAAAATGCTGACTATTTACGGGACCTACACCTTAACAGTTGGAGCGATAATCGATTACCCCAAAGACCATTCATCTACGCAGTTTGATATTTTGGCATCAATAAAACTGGCCGAACAACTGGGAGCCGATCTCACACGCTGGGGAAACAACTGGCCCTTTACCTGTCTGCTGCTAACCAAAGACACTGATGCCAATCAACTGGAAAGCAAGCTGACCGGTTTTCTACAGGAAAAAGGACAGGAAAATACATCCATCTACCTGTTTCCGTATGCAAAACGCCATTTGTATACTTTCTCCGGAGAAAACAACCGCATACAATACATCTACCAGTTTTTGGCCATTGCCCTTATTATTGTTCTTATTGCATCTATCAATTTTGTGAATTCCTCAACTGCCAGCTCTGAAACACGCCGGCCGGAAGTTGGAATCAGGAAAGTTTTGGGAGCAACAAAAGCAAATCTCACATCACAGTTTTTCTACGAAAAAGGATTGATGATTGTAATTAGTATTGTATTGGGGGGAGCAATGGTACTTGCCTTTACACCACTATTTGGTCAACTTTCCGACAAACACATTTCCCTGTCGTTATTGGGTAACAGGTACCTTATTTTGATGCTTGTTGGAATGATCCTGACCACACTCGTTTTATCAGTGGCCTACCCCTCGCTGTACATTTCATCATTTGCTCCGGCGCGTGTATTAAAAAAAGCTGCCCGAAAAAGTGCCAACCGAATAAGTTTCAGAAGCCTGCTGGTAGTTATCCAATTTACATTGTCAATCATTCTGATTATTTGCACCATAGCGGTGAATTCGCAACTCAAATTTATCAATAATTACGATCTGGGGTATAACCAGAATAACCTGGTTTACATCAATCTTGATGATGCGACAAAAACAAAACACGAAGCGCTCTCGGCATCGCTAAAAAATATTAGCGGCGTGGAAAGCCTTACAAAAGCAGACAAACTTCCGTTTTGGGGAGGTAACTCGTCGTGGGGTTACGACTGGCAAGGCAAAGACCCGGAAAACAAAGTACTGATTTGCGCCATGCGTGTTGACCGCGAGTATTTCAAAACACTTGGAATTTCATTGGCTGAAGGACAAAGCTTTTCGCCATCCACAGAGTTAACTGAAAACAGTGAAAGTGAATTCTCAAACGAAGTGATCCTGAACCAGGAAGCTATTCGACGGATGAAAATGACTGATCCTATTCAGAAATACTTTGGCAGAAATGGCGACGACAGAGCACGTATTGTGGGTGTAGCAAAAGATTTTCATTTCGAGTCGTTACGCACAGGAATTGAACCCATGGTGATGATACCGTTAAATCAGAATCCCGATGTTTTGATTATGCGGATAAGACCTGAAAATTTTAGTCAATCGCTTGCCGCTATAAAGGAAAACTGGAAAACGATTATTCCTGACTCCAACATTGAACTCGGCTTTTTTGACCAGCGACTGCAGGAAATGTATAACGCAGAACTCCGCATATCAGGACTGTTCCAATATTTTTCGTTTGTTGCCATATTTATTGCCTGCATAGGTTTGTTTGGTCTATCGGTTTTTGCCATCGAACGAAAGCGAAAAGAAATCGGCATTCGCAAAGTAAACGGATCGAAAGTTTCGCAAATTCTGGCGATGCTTAACAAAGATTTTGTAAAATGGGTACTTATTTCATTTGTAATTGCATCACCACTGGCATGGTATGTAATGAGCAGTTGGCTGCAAAACTTTGCATACCAAACCGAGCTTCACTGGTGGATATTTGCACTGGCAGGAATTCTTTCCATTGCCATTGCTCTGTTAACCGTTTCGGTACAGAGTTATAAAGCTGCAACGCGCAATCCTGTTGAGGCACTCAGATATGAGTGA